The Phyllopteryx taeniolatus isolate TA_2022b chromosome 9, UOR_Ptae_1.2, whole genome shotgun sequence genome contains a region encoding:
- the rhebl1 gene encoding ras homolog, mTORC1 binding like 1 — protein sequence MPQPKCRKIAVIGYRSVGKSSLTIQFVEGQFVDSYDPTIENTFNKMVSVNSQDFNLQLVDTAGQDEYSIFPQSHSMDIHGYVLVYSVTSMKSFEVVQVLHDKLLDMVGKIQVPTVLVGNKKDLHMERVIKPEEGKKLADSWGAAFMESSAKENETAVEVFKRIILEMEKADGNAPPEEKKCAMM from the exons ATGCCTCAGCCGAAGTGCCGAAAGATTGCTGTGATCGGTTACAGATCTGTAG GAAAGTCATCTCTCACAATACAGTTTGTGGAAGGACAGTTTGTCGACTCCTATGACCCCACAATTGAAAACA CATTCAATAAAATGGTCAGCGTCAATTCTCAAGACTTCAATCTTCAACTGGTTGACACTGCTGGACAA GATGAATACTCAATTTTTCCACAGTCCCACTCAATGGACATCCACGGCTATGTCCTTGTTTATTCTGTGACATCCATGAAAAG TTTCGAGGTTGTTCAGGTTCTACATGACAAGCTGCTAGACATGGTTGGAAAGATTCA AGTTCCAACCGTTCTTGTTGGGAACAAAAAAGATCTCCACATGGAAAG GGTCATAAAGCCAGAGGAGGGAAAGAAGCTTGCTGATTCCTGGGGTGCTGCTTTCATGGAGTCCTCAGCCAAGGAGAATGAG ACCGCCGTGGAGGTTTTCAAGCGAATCATACTGGAGATGGAGAAAGCTGACGGGAATGCCCCGCCAGAGGAGAAGAAGTGTGCCATGATGTAA
- the faslg gene encoding tumor necrosis factor ligand superfamily member 6, with protein sequence MTCNQSHPFQQLLSMDGAQQQQQQQYYPGRLPRGRRVTGGGGGGGGTGLIPILATTVVPLLLMLLFATLGVCGYLMYNTQTELRDLRKMSQEFKQALELGRAKMQICLDEAGGNKEDKKESEEKAAAHVIGQIEKGVFSKTLRWEPDVGAAFTSGGVAYQVVDGALRVNQSGLYQIYSRVELIFKQCSPTSSFFHMVFLRRSSGYPDVALMEALKAGFCSQRNELKQQHAWTADSYLASALWLCQNDRVLVNVSHPQYLSHSNHGNFFGLYKI encoded by the exons ATGACTTGTAACCAGAGCCATCCCTTCCAACAATTGTTATCCATGGATGGagctcagcagcagcagcagcagcaatatTACCCTGGACGACTACCAAGGGGCCGAAGGGTgacaggcggcggcggcggcggcggcggcacggGTCTCATCCCCATACTCGCCACCACTGTGGTCCCACTGCTCTTGATGCTGCTGTTTGCGACACTGGGCGTCTGCGGCTACCTGATGTACAACACACAGACGGAGCTGAGGGATTTGAGGAAG ATGTCACAAGAATTCAAGCAAGCACTGGAGTTGGGCAGAGCCAAGATGCAAATCT GTTTGGATGAGGCTGGAGGAAACAAAGAGGACAAGAAAGAGAGCGAAGAAAAGGCTGCAGCACATGTCATAG GGCAAATTGAAAAAGGTGTCTTCAGCAAAACACTTCGCTGGGAGCCGGATGTGGGTGCTGCGTTCACCAGTGGCGGCGTGGCCTACCAGGTGGTGGACGGCGCCTTGCGTGTCAACCAGAGCGGACTGTACCAAATCTACTCGCGGGTGGAGCTCATCTTCAAGCAGTGCTCGCCCACGTCCTCCTTTTTCCACATGGTGTTTTTGAGGAGGTCGTCTGGGTACCCCGACGTGGCCCTGATGGAGGCCCTCAAGGCCGGGTTCTGCTCCCAGCGGAATGAGCTAAAGCAGCAACACGCCTGGACCGCCGACAGTTACCTGGCGTCGGCTCTGTGGCTGTGCCAGAACGACAGGGTCCTGGTCAACGTGTCGCACCCCCAATATCTCAGTCACTCAAATCATGGCAACTTCTTTGGTCTCTACAAGATCTGA